The sequence tgttgtttcaaagacgtcagtacacaccatttttcaagttcaagtccaccgacaTTAATCTACTAACTCTCCTGTCTGGTTTGTCAGACAAAGTGGTGGAtttggcgttatgattggtcagatcgccggtcaatcaaactcccagtAAAGGGTGAATTGATATGGTAAAACCAAAGCTATATCACTGTGTAtacaagtgctgaggaagcctcTGGAGCTAAAATTAAGATATGGTAATGGCCGTTTCGTTTGTAACACATGCTGtaagcagtagaccaatcacaacagactgggccatatgaccaatcagagcagagtaggaggggtttagagagactggaTCCTTTTTTGGACCAATTTTCAGACACTGTAagaaaagaggtgatgctgcaatgtatattatgagaaaattaaagtgttttttagcCTTGGATGCATGTACAGTAATTCTACTGTAGGAGATcagcaaaacaaaattaggaatgtttaaaatagcataataggggcacagAAACGATTTCGATTGGTTTTAGTTAACAAAAACAACCATAGTTTAGTCTGAATTGTTTGTGGTAACAATATGTACAGAAGTAAGAGGCAGAGTTTATTTTGTTTGTGGGTGTGAGAGATGAAAGGTCAGTGTAATGAAGTGTCTGGTGTCTGTCTTAGGGTTGCCCCCAACCCCTGTGCAGCTGCTCTATCCGGTCTCACGCTTCAGTAATGTGAAATCACTCCAGCATCTGTGCCGCTTCTGCATCCGACAACTCGTCCGCATAGACCACATCCAGGAGCTGCCCCTCCCCAAGTATGActcatttacattattttgcCGATTTAGATTTCTGATACACtataatttaaaagttttaggtctgtaacattttaatatttttgaaagaagtctcttatgctcaccaaggctgcatttgttggattaaaatagagtaaaaacggttatattgtgaaatatgattacagtttaaaataacagttttctattttaatttattcctctgatagcaaagctgaattttcagcagccattactccagtcttcagtgtcacttgATGTTTTAGATATCATTCCAAAtcactgatttggtgctcaagaaatatttcttaatcTATTAAAGTTGaaaactgcttaatatttttgtggaacccttttttttcatgattctttgatgaatagaaagttaagaaaaacagcatttatttgaactagATTTCTTTTGTAGATATAAatctctttactgtcacttttaatctaTATAATgcctttaaatgcataaatttcTTTCTAATAAAAAACTTTCTAcccataacttttgaacagtacatAAAATACTGATAACTGATGCTATGTGCTAATAAACAAGGATCAGAGTATTGTTACGTTGCAGACTTTCTGTGTTCACCAATGTGAAGTTTTAGAGACCTTGTCCTTTAAGGTCTCATTTTAATGTGTAAAACAGCAATAAATTAAGTCAAAAACACAGTGTAACCTATCAAGAATATGGGATGGAGCTGCTCTATTCAAAAGATGTACTTTAAAAcaaattgtattaatataaaCTAATAAAATCTTGATTACAATATCAAGGGAAATCATccgtttcatcaaaaataatattttttttttcgtaattgtGCACCCCTTAAACTTTTAGTTTATTTTCAAGTGGTTATGGGTGTATCACATACTTTGTTTACCCACTGTTATTATCAGTTTATACGTAGGCAAAACATACTTTGCATACAAAGTGTCTATAAAGACTAACTTTCCTTTTTTCATCTTAGGCCTCTCATTGTCTACTTGAGGAAGTTCTATTATTATGATCCAGAGGAAGAGATGTATCTGTCAATCAAAGGCATGCGCCAGGCAGCAGGTGTGGAACAGGAAGCCGAGTCTGAAACATAGCCAGATCGCTCCTTTTCACTGTAAGTACTTGCAGCAATGACTGTTCTACATATATGATGTTATACTCAGTGCTCTGTAGCCAACTTATTTAATTAacgaaacaaaattattttttaggaTTTCTGTGTGTGGGTAATAGATGGAACAGCGCATGGACACTTCCTGGTGCACAGCTCTGCTCCAACTCCCTGCCAGTCTTCCAGCAGAAGCCAATGAACGTCAGCCGACTGGCCCCTCCTCTTGACCAATACGTGGACAGAGGGAGTACAGAGGAGTGCTGGAATACTGTCTATGTTGAGCAGGCAAATAAATCCAGAGACTGACATGATAGACAAAAGACTTGAAAGGTCACTGGACAGCAAACAGTGGacttaaaaaataataagttaAACAAAAAAACGAACAAGGACATTTGACTTGGGGTACTAGCAAAAGCCTTCATCTGTAGGTTATATTACACTGGAGTTTTTAAACTGGCCAGTTTGTGAATCCATCTCTGTTTGGttcttctttctttcctcaTCAGGCCCCTGCCCCTGGGTGGAGTGTGTGACCCCTTTATTTGTCCTTTCCCTGATTGTAACTCCTTCAGTCTGATCAGGCCACATGAACTGTATTTTGAGTAAAAGACAAAGTAAACTTGAAAATAAGTGGTGGTTGACTTTTTCACGTTATTTATGATTTAGGATTATAATTGCTTGCTCTTATcggtttttccttaaaacactTGAAGATCACTATTTAAGTTaccttgtgtttgtttgtttgtttgtttgtttttgggcACGTACTATCATGGTGATTCCAAGGTTTTCTTTAAATTAGCATGGTGTTCTGTATTAATAGCATGGTGTATGACTATGATAATTTTTCAGTATCATGGTATTACTGTTTGCTATCCTCATTATATAATGGTAACACCACAGTTCTTTTTTCTGAGGGAAGTTATCCTAAACTTTTAGCTGggaataaacacacacacacgcaaattTTCTTAGCTATCTAAATGGAAACATTGCAAAGCCGTCTATTgttatacaggtgctggtcatataattagaatatcagcaaaaagttgttttatttcactaattccattcaaaaagtgaaacttgtatattatattcattcattacacacagactgatatatttcaaatgtttatttcttttaattttgatgattataactgacactaaggaaaatcccaaattcagtatctcagaaaattagaatattacttaagaccaatataaagaaaggatttttagaaatcttggccaactgaaaagtatgagcatgtacagcactcagtacttagttggggctctttttgcctgaattactgcagcaatgcagcatggcatggagtcgatcagtctgtggcactgctcaggtgttatgagagcccaggttgctctgatagtggccttcagctcttctgcattgttggtcTGGCAtttcgcatcttcctcttcacaataccccatagattttctatggggttaaggtcaggcaagTTTGCTGGCCagttaagaacagggataccatggtctttaaaccaggtactggtagctttggcactgtgtgcaggttccaagtcctgttggaaaaagaaatctgcatctccataaagttggtcagcagtaggaagcatgaagtgctctaaaacttcctggtatacagctgcgttgaccttggacctcagaaaacacagtggaccaacaccagcagatgacatggcaccccaaaccatcactgactgtggaaactttacagaATCTGGGACCCTGAtatccaaaggaaatgcaaaatttactttcatcagaggacataactttggaccactcagcagcagtccagtcctttttgtctttagacgcttTTGATGcggtctgttgttcaagagtggcttgacacaaggaatgcgacagctgaaacccatgtcttgcatgcgtctgtgcgtagtggttcttgaagcactgactccagctgcagtccactctttgtgaatctcccccacatttttgaatggattttttttcacaatcctctccaggatgcggttatccctattgcttgtacacttttttctaccacatcttttccttcccttcgcctctctattaatgtgcttggacacagagctctgtgaacagccagcctcttttgcaatgaccttttgtgtcttgccctccttgtgcaaggtgtcaatggtcatcttttggacaactgtcaagtcagcagtcttccccatgattgtgtagcctacataactagactgagagaccatttaaaggcctttgcaggtgttttgagttaattagctgattagagtgtggcaccaggtgtcttcaatattgaaccttttcacaatattcaaattttccgagatactgaatttgggattttccttagttgtcagttataatcatcaaaattaaaagaaataaacatttgaaatatatcagtctgtgtgtaatgaatgaatataacatacaagtttcaatttttgaatggaattagtgaaataaatcaactttttgatgatattctaattatatgaccagcacctgtatatgcaGCCGgttataaatacaaaaaaactaccagtttttaaaaatgatgatTAAGCTCAATTTTGAGCACAAATTTGTTCCCAAAATATGTAAAGTAGGCACCcacatttttttccatatttcagtttttatactCAGCTAGGAATGTCTAAACACTAAATTTAGTTAATATTGGGGTCACAAAACAAATAGCTCTTACAAAAAGCTAAATTTCATGTTGGAGATTCAAAGCATTTTGTTGATGACAAAGCAGCTGGTTGTTGCATTAATGAGATGCAGCATCCATCACCTGTAGTAggttacttaaagggttagttcacccaaaaattaaaataaggtcattaattactcaacctcatgtcgctctacagccgtaagaccttcgttcatcttcggaacacaaattaagatattgttgatgaaatctgatagctctgtgaggcctcTATATTCAAATTCTCAAgttccataaaggtactaaaaacatattttaaacagttcatgtgagttcactggttatatcttaatattataaagcgacactttttgtgcgccaaaaaacaaaataaagacttttcaacaatatctatatgggccgatttcaaaatactgcttcggagctttacgaattgaatcagtgaatcggagagaaaaatctttttttttttttttggcacacaaaaagtattcttgtcgctttttaatattaagatagaagcactgaactcacatgaactgattcaaatatgttttactacctttatggaccttgagagtttgaatatAGAGgcatcactgagccatcaggttttcatcaacaatatcataatttgtgttccgaagatgaacgaaggtcttacgggtgtagaacgacatgagggtgagtaattaatgacattattttcatttttgggtgaactaaccctttaactcctTTCAGAAGATAACAACCATATATTCTAAGGGAGCACCTGCGTTTATATTGCAATAGAAAACTAACACAATCCACACTGGTTGTTTGATCGAAATTGCTGTCAGTTACTTTTGATTGATATGCTTTTTCCATTTCTAACAGGGTGAGCTAAACGTCAGTGAAATTCAAACCTGTGTATTATTGGTTCGGCTTATTATTTTGACTTCTTCACAATGCCCGCCTTTCTCCTGAAAACTCGACAACCTATTGGCTAAATATATATCCTTCAACTGTCGCAGAAATGTTACCTTATCCCATTGGCCGGAACAAACGTCAATCAGACAAATGCTGTACTCTGACTGGTCCGGACGGCTAGCCCTCGCTGATTGACAAGTAACCGGATTGGCCAGAGGGCGCGGGTGGGGCGGTATCTCGTGTGGGCTCTTCAAGGCTTCACGGAGAGCGAATGTCGTCATGAGCGGTGGGTAGGAATTATAATGTTGGTGTTTATATTACTGTTACTTTCATAAACATTCTATTGAGCGAATGAACCGATACATATTTTATACCATAGCTTGCACACACGAGTTTTAAAAATCATGCGTATCACGGCGATTCTGCCAAATGCACACTTCCGGAAACACGGTTCTTTTCCGCAGCGAAGAGTTTATCTGGCTAGTTAGCAccttagcatgctaagcaagcAGTTTCCTCCTCCATCAGCGCACTCTTGAGCCTGTCTGCTTGCAGACAGAATAACTCTTTCATAGCGCTTTGCACGGTCGTAGAAAGACGTAAACGTGCAGACGGCTTATTAAAACATGATATAAAGACGTATTTTAACGCGCTCAATCATAATAGCTCAACCACTTGCAGGCATCTGACATTTAGCCTGTTAGCGTTAGCCGCTGGCTTCAGCCTGCAGCATTAATCAAACTGTATTTTGCATTTATATAGGcgtaaatatataattttcttacCTCCAACCACGAATTTTGCTGTAAATACACCCGCTTTGGTTATCAGCGGGTGTGTCCTGTTTTTCAGTTTGATTAGCTTGTTATGAGAGCAAGTTTTTCATGTAGTAAAGTTGCAAAAATGTTGCATTTGATAGAAGAAAGATCACTGTGGTGTAATTCTTTTAGAATTACTATGAAATGTAACGACTTCAAATAAACTGTATAACTAGTtcgttttatattattttattttttataaccagTTTGATTTCTCTGACAGCCAGTTAACAAGCGTCATAACATCAAGTGTTTATTTGGGTTGGGATCTGAGATCGTTGTACATGCGGGGTCAATGGGGTCAGTGCTGGGTTTTTACCAAAGATGTGCAGTGGATCTCAGTTCTGGTTCTGGAGTAGCCCAGCACTTCAGGACCAGGATTGAGAACATCTTATGGTGTAAAGTGCTATTAGTGGATTGAGTTTTAAACCCTGCCCCGCTGAATCACTCCTCTCCAGGGTTTAGATTATCGCAGGTAACGCCTCCTTAGGTACACTGTCATAACTGAAAGTGCATGCCATTcatgttctgtttattttggACAATCAGTTTATTCAATTTAATCCAGTTCTCTTTGCAAACATTGTTCTTAATACtgtggtgtttaaaaaaaaaaagaaaaggacatGCCAAGTCTAAGCACAGAATTATACTACTAAATGACTTTAGTAGTTCAAATAAGTCCTCCTGTCTTATTTCATTCTCAAATGGAAATCACATTTGGAGAGTTGTTTTTGTCCTTGGCTAAATAGATTCACCTCCTTCTTACAGATCAAAAGGACAGTATGGCCACCACTGTCGCAGTCAGCCCCAGTGAATATCTTCAGCCCTCCACCACCGCTTCTCAAGTAAGCTCCTACtaatgtcattattattatttttatttagaacATAAGCCTAataattatattcatattatcaATGAAATCTAAATCAGTCATTTGAAATgcttaaatgaaattatcaatACTGGTAAATCTCACATTATATGTTCAAACAAAATATCtctttttatacaaaatatttttttgtagtattattattattatttatgcatCACATTGGTTTTTGCTGTAgttaatgtataaataatatgaaatcattcaaatttttaatgaataaaaagggGATTAATGTAAGCAATAACATGGTATAAGTCACCACTTTCATCGACCTGAATAGTGAttcacaaacaaaataaaacatttgtaacatttgacaaaaaaaggTTTCTGGTCTCAGGCCATCTTCAGTATGTATGGCAGTCAAAACCTTTAAATGTTTGTGAATTAGAGGTTATATATTAGATACAATGCAGTTTTAGTTCATAAAGATATGATTGTTTAATATACTTGTGCTTCCTAGACCTGAGAAAGGTGCAAATGGTGTCAGCAATTTTTTGATTGCATTAGGAAAGTTAAAAGTGCATTTAGGCATCATAACATTTGTAAAGTACCAAATGAAAAacagatatttaaatatatttaaaatcattactaatatttatattttgtgagTGTAGGAAGACCGACTCAATTATGTCATTCACTGTGCTTCACaagagtgggcggagctaaagagatTGTTTGGCGCATTTTCATTGTGGTGGCTCTCTTGATTGGGgaaattttctgtacagcatcatgggtaatgtagtttttcaccacaaaTTCCACTGTTAAAGACCATTATTTTAAGAATAATTTGAAATAATGCAGGCTGATGACTTCAACAAAAGCAAATACCATGGATTAATCACCTTGTAGCTTACAGTAGGGCTGTATTTAAAGGTTTCCCTTGGAGATATTTCccaatggagaaaatgaatggagttTTTACTTCCGGAATCCGACTGTTGCacgctattattattattactctgGAATACTTCACTCTGGTCAGTTGCTGCATTCCACAGTCAAGTATTTTGGTGTAATTACTGCTAAACTGTATATTTGACAGCTGTCCAAACAAATAATTTTCTTACAAAACTGTGCCAGTTTAATGTCTTTTGGTCTCTTCACACATAATGAAATATTGTTCTTTTTTTGTCATGCTTGCATTCTAATAAGTGTCAGTCAGCTCAAACTCTAATAAATCTTTATAAGTTTGCTTCTGATAATTGTGAATGGACACTCTCACATGTAGGATTCACAGCCTTCCCCACTGGCACTTCTGGCGGCTACCTGCAGTAAGATTGGGCCTCCTGCTGCCCAGGCCCCAGTCAGCACACCACCATCTCAGCCAACGACACGCCGTCTGCACCCCATCAAGCCTGCCCCTATTGCTCCGGCTCCACCCAAAAACCTTGGGTTCCTCTCAGCGAAAGGGAATGTCATCCAGCTGCCTGCGGGACTTGGTTCGTCAGGGGCCAGTCCCATTGTTTTCACTATTCAGAGCCCTTCACGTCCAGCAGGCACATCCAATGCCAACATCCAGTACCAAGTGATTCCTCAGTTCCAGGGGTCTCAGACCATTCAAATGATGCCTCAGGGAGGACAGATCCAGATCATCCCTGGAACCAACCAGGCCATCATCACCTCACCTGTCACAGTTCAGGCTGCCACACCGGCCCCGCCTCCTCTGGCCCCGGCACCGGTATCCCAGCAGAAGACGGTGGCGATCAAGCCGTCCTCTCAAAAGCGGCGACAGAATAATGCCAATGTAAATGCTAACGTTGTACGACTCCCTAGTGGACTCACGCTCCCTCTTAATGTTACTACTAGTGATGTGGGAGGAGCGCAGATTGTAACAGAGACTGCTGCTGCTCCAGTGAAGGGCAAGAGGGGAAGGAAGAGACAGGTGGCTATAGCCCCGCCTCCTCCTGCCCCTCAACCGGCTTCACCGCCACCTGTAGCCGAGCAGGTTGAAGCGCTGCTAATAGAGACCACAGCCGACAATATTATTCAGGTATGTGCATTTCTGTAATTCTGCTTTGGCTTTCTAAAAACCTTGAGTGCTTTAGCTCATAATTGTGTATTTTTGTGAATTGCTTGTTTCCTTGGATGTCGTCTAACAGATTTATACATTAAAATGaccttaaagagttagttcacacaaaaataaaaatgttgtcattaattactcaccttcatgtcgttccacacctgtaagaccttcgttcatcttcgggaacacaaattaagatatttttgaaaaaatcagatggctcagtgaggcctccattgacagcaagttaatttgcactttcaaatgcccagaaaagtactaaagatatatttaaaaccgtttatgtgactacagtggttcaactttaatgctATGAAGCggtgagaatactttttgtgcatcaaaaaaaccaaaatagtgactttattcaacaatatctagtgatgggcgatttcaaaacactgcttcatgaagcttcgaactTTACAAaacttttgtttcgaatcagtggctTGGAGCatgaaagtcacatgatttcagaaaaCTAGGCTTTGCTACGTcattagtgttttgaaatgtcaaTGGTttgcatgactttggcagtttgatacacgctccgaaccacgaATGAAGCAGTGAAGCAGAgttttgaagcagtgttttgaaatcgcccatcactagatattgttgaatataagtcgttatttagtttttttggtgcacaaaaagtattctcgtcgcttcataacatggTTGAACCAccgtagtcacatgaactgttttaaatatgtctttagtagctttctgggtgtttgaaagtgttaatcaacttgctctcaatgcaggcctcactgagccatctgattttatcaaaagtaTCTTTAATTcatgttcagaagatgaatgaaggtcttacgggtgtggaatgacatgagggtgagtaataaatgaaagaattttcatttttgggtgaactaacccttaattgTTTACACTGTTCTGTGTTGGCATGTATGTCAAGGGAAAAATCATAAGCTTATGTCCTTTTCGGTGATGcttatcaaaaaaaaagttattttgttgttgttgctgttgcacAACCTGTCCTATTTCACAATTAAAAGATATTGAGAAATTATATTGTGCTAAAAGAAATATGCTATTTTTAAGATTGTGCCATAATGCAAAATATTAATTCTCTatattactgtaatgcaaaaaagaatatttgatatatttgacTACAATGTAGGTCTggacgatatatcgcatgcgattgtcacgcgtgtttcgtcagtaaagccggttccatGATTACCGCAAAATCGCCATCACCATGCTACCTGACGAAATGTgcatgacaatcgcatgcgatatatcgcccagccctactacaAAGTATATTTACACcatattttgtaatgttttatgcTGATTTTAAATAAGTTATGAATTTGCATTAATCTTGACtaattaataatcattaatatttaacaataattacattaaaaattactGTTATTCTAGTATTATTTCTGtactattatatttttattaatattttttaaattttggttttcatttttgtaAGTAATTTTGTTAAGCGTTTttgcctcttttttttaatattactatttagaggttatttattttttatttcacttttagttttaacttgtttagtttgtatttatttttagttaataattttagtggTAGACGTCAAGGcagcatttctaattttcattttaatccaTTTTATCCAATTTTatctaaatttattttattttattttatttcagctttatgaaaaatattgttaacagttttagttaataaatatGGCCTGGATatgttttttatgaaaattcTTTCTTTAAGTAGGTAGGCAACTGTTTTTCTTGATTGCGTCTGTTTCTAATAATGTCTTCCTGTAACAGGCAGGAAATAATCTCCTGATCGTGCAGAGTCCGGGGGGGAGTCAGCCTGCCGTGGTGCAGCAGGTGCAGTTGGTTCAGCAGAAATCCGATCAGCAGGTCGTCCAGATTCCCCCACAGGCTCTAAAAGTGGTACAGGCTGCCTCTGCCACACTTCCCCCTGTACCACAGAGACAGACAGTCACACCCAATGTGCAGGTGTCCCCCCCAGAACACACACAGGTACGTTAAAAAACCCCGATATTATTATCTCTTTACAATAATAACGTTTAAACAAGGGCAGTGAATCTAATGTGTTAATTTTATGTCCGTTTGCAAAAAATTTAAAGAAATCATTAGTGATCTAATGCATGTGCTCTGCTGTGCCAGGTGCTGATTAAAACAGCCTCAGGTGAATGGCAGGCTGTACAGCTACAGGAGACCACGGTTACCACGCCAACAACACCCACCAGCACCCCCACACCTGCGGTGGTCACTAAAAAGGCTCAAACAGGGACACGGAAAGAAAGGACGCTGCCTAAAATTGCCCCGGCTGGGGGGGGTCTGATAACCCTGAATGCAGCCCAGCTAGCTTCTGCTGCTCAGGCTGTTCAGACCATCAATATTAATGGTGTCCAGGTGCAGGGTGTTCCTGTAACGATCACCAATGCTGGGGGTGAGTGAGTGCTTCACTTTGACAAACAAATGCAAAAGGCTaagtgtttaattattattgatttGTGTCACTTAATTCTTTCAAAGACTTGGAGCAATGTATTCTGAATGATGTTAACATGAGCTGCATTTTGACTGATGCGTTTGTGTCTTTCAGGCCAGCAGCATCTCACGGTGCAGACGGTTCCAGGCGCGGGTCTGCAGTTGGGTGGTATGCAGACACAAACGCAGACCATGCAGGTGGAGCAGACACAGACGCTCGCACTGGAACTGCAGAGTCAGCCAGGAGAGAAAAAACGGCGTATGGCCTGCACCTGTCCAAACTGCAAAGACGCAGAAAAGAGGTAGCAAAGATTTTATTTGtgaaggcattttttttttttttttatctgtgcgACATGGGTAAAAAtattatcatgatatttttttcccataCCATTcgatatttcaaataatgaGGAATGAAATGCATTCCACATGTTTGAAAGAAttaatgtaaacaataaatttttttatagGCTATTTATCATATAGGCCTGCTGGTAAAAAAGAAACTTCTCAAAACTTTTCATTTAAGCAGAATATCTCAGTTGGAGATATTGGCTAAACTCCAGCTTACgtgtttgttggtgttttcAGATAATCACCACTTTTTCCACAGTGTAGAGAGAGCGTGTATGCGTGGTTACCAAATTGCAAAGATTAAGGCGAGACACGGCAGGTGAAAACATCATTTTTTCATGCAgtggtcaattttgagattttgggccAGTTTGCTCCCTTAACATGTAAGCTttcatgtcaaaataaaaaatgtcaacattacacattaaggtggttatttcattatattttgtcaACTTGCGCCTTTAGATTTCTATCGGAAATCACCAAAAGTTAGCATTCTAACGCAAGCTCCCGTGCCGTCTCCATTCACAGAAACATGTCATGCCTCGTATCATTGTAAAGCTCTAAGTCTCATTAACAGCGCTGTCTAATCCAAATATGGATATTTCCTTTGTAGAAATAACCAACCGCAAAAGTTTGCCGGGGAATCTACAGACGAAAACCACATCTGATTGATCGATGTGAATTTCCGACTACGTGATTAGTTCTCAGGCGTCACGCTTCCTTGTTTATTCTGCGCCTGAGAGAAAATGCGACAGCACCGAAATCAAGTCAGAAAGTTTCACTGAAAATACGGCAACAGCTGTCACTTGCAAAAGCTagtaaaaaagaaagtaaacaaCAGATTAGACGATGAAACCCCATCAGCGAGTGTCTCATCGCGTAACCTATTGTTTGGAAAGGGAAAGAGTGTGTTGGAGGGATTGGGAATGACAGCCGCGCCACACAGGAATGGCTCATAATTCACGTCACACGATTGTATGAATTAGTCAGTGGTTTATGTTGTCCTAACTGTGCTGGATCAGGGCTGAAAATTAACATCGATCCACAGAATCAGTGTGTTGCTGGAGTGTAGTCTGTGTGAGAGAGATAGGTACTGCAGAAGTTTGCAGTTTTTGTGACTGCtgttatgtgtgtttgttatgGTAGTTCTCTTCAGCTTAAGgctattgttattaataatttattcatttatcaatttccatgtgttttaaatattacataatactgatattaataaactgaatatatgttttgtttgtaggttgggtttcaatagaaataaatgaaattatacaatataaaaactttaaaggccgtttctcaaaatgagttttttctcacaCTCAGAGTCAGATATCTCCACTTCAGTAGCACCTACAAGCACCAACTTTTCCAGACTTATACTTAGCTATATTCTGAAGGCttttacagagggatttgttgat comes from Chanodichthys erythropterus isolate Z2021 chromosome 6, ASM2448905v1, whole genome shotgun sequence and encodes:
- the sp2 gene encoding transcription factor Sp2 isoform X1, with product MSDQKDSMATTVAVSPSEYLQPSTTASQDSQPSPLALLAATCSKIGPPAAQAPVSTPPSQPTTRRLHPIKPAPIAPAPPKNLGFLSAKGNVIQLPAGLGSSGASPIVFTIQSPSRPAGTSNANIQYQVIPQFQGSQTIQMMPQGGQIQIIPGTNQAIITSPVTVQAATPAPPPLAPAPVSQQKTVAIKPSSQKRRQNNANVNANVVRLPSGLTLPLNVTTSDVGGAQIVTETAAAPVKGKRGRKRQVAIAPPPPAPQPASPPPVAEQVEALLIETTADNIIQAGNNLLIVQSPGGSQPAVVQQVQLVQQKSDQQVVQIPPQALKVVQAASATLPPVPQRQTVTPNVQVSPPEHTQVLIKTASGEWQAVQLQETTVTTPTTPTSTPTPAVVTKKAQTGTRKERTLPKIAPAGGGLITLNAAQLASAAQAVQTININGVQVQGVPVTITNAGGQQHLTVQTVPGAGLQLGGMQTQTQTMQVEQTQTLALELQSQPGEKKRRMACTCPNCKDAEKRPGEVGKRKHICHIAGCEKTFRKTSLLRAHVRLHTGERPFVCSWVFCGKRFTRSDELQRHARTHTGDKRFECNKCQKRFMRSDHLTKHYKTHINTKSL
- the sp2 gene encoding transcription factor Sp2 isoform X2; amino-acid sequence: MATTVAVSPSEYLQPSTTASQDSQPSPLALLAATCSKIGPPAAQAPVSTPPSQPTTRRLHPIKPAPIAPAPPKNLGFLSAKGNVIQLPAGLGSSGASPIVFTIQSPSRPAGTSNANIQYQVIPQFQGSQTIQMMPQGGQIQIIPGTNQAIITSPVTVQAATPAPPPLAPAPVSQQKTVAIKPSSQKRRQNNANVNANVVRLPSGLTLPLNVTTSDVGGAQIVTETAAAPVKGKRGRKRQVAIAPPPPAPQPASPPPVAEQVEALLIETTADNIIQAGNNLLIVQSPGGSQPAVVQQVQLVQQKSDQQVVQIPPQALKVVQAASATLPPVPQRQTVTPNVQVSPPEHTQVLIKTASGEWQAVQLQETTVTTPTTPTSTPTPAVVTKKAQTGTRKERTLPKIAPAGGGLITLNAAQLASAAQAVQTININGVQVQGVPVTITNAGGQQHLTVQTVPGAGLQLGGMQTQTQTMQVEQTQTLALELQSQPGEKKRRMACTCPNCKDAEKRPGEVGKRKHICHIAGCEKTFRKTSLLRAHVRLHTGERPFVCSWVFCGKRFTRSDELQRHARTHTGDKRFECNKCQKRFMRSDHLTKHYKTHINTKSL